The nucleotide sequence GCAGACCGCACAGCAGACCGCACAGGCAGACCGGCAGGCCGGAGCGGCAGCCAACCGGCACCAGAGTCGGAGCGGAGCGGCGCGGCGCGCCACTCCCGTACCCGGGACGACACCCACCGCCCCCACCGCGAGCCGACGGTGCGGCGCCACGAGCGCCCGGAGCGAGACTGATACAATCGAGCGATCGTGGCCCGGCACGTCGCCCTTCTGCTGCTCGTCGCCTTCCTCACGTTCTTCGCCGGACTCGGCCGGGCCGCCATTGGCGATTCCGACGAAGCCTTCTACGCGGAGGCGTCGCGCGAGATGGTCGAATCGGGCGACTGGCTGACGCCGCACTACAACTACGAGCTGCGCTTTCAGAAACCCATCCTCTACTACTGGCTCGCGGCCGCCGTCTATCGGGTGGCCGGCATCGACGCCGCGTCCGCCCGCTTCCCTGCCGCGGCCGCCGGCCTCCTGCTGGTGCTCGTCGCCTATGCCGTCGGCCGGCGGTGGTACGACGCTGAGGTGGGCCTCGTCGCGGGGCTCGTCACGGCCACGAGCTTCGGGTACTACTTCGTCGGCCGACTCGCCCTGCCAGACCTCCCACTCGCCCTCTTCATCGTGGTCGCCACCTGGGCCGTCATCGAGTCGCTGGCCGCCTCGTCGGCCGGCCGTCAGACGGTCGCACGCTGGTGGCTGCTCGCCGCGGCGGCGGCCGCCGGCCTCGGCTTCCTGACGAAGGGCCCGGTCGCGGCGGCGCTCCCGGCGCTCGTCGCCGCGCCGCTGCTGGCCCGCGACATCGTGGGCCGCCGGCGCCAGGGCCGTCGCTGGCTGCCGTGGTCGGCCACCGACGTCGTGGCCGCGACCGTCCTGTTCCTTCTGGTCGCGACGCCCTGGTACCTCGCCATGGCGGCAACTCACGGCGTCGAGTACCTCCACCGCTTCTTCGTCGGCGAGAATCTCGACCGCTTCGCGACCGACCGCTACAACGAGCCGCGGTCGATGCTCTTCTACGTCCCGGTCGTGTTCGGCGGCCTGATGCCGTGGTCGCCGTTCGCGCTGCTCTGGATCCCTGCGATCGTGTCGGCGATCAGGCGTCGGCCGTCACTCGAGGCCGTCGACTGGCGCCTGATCTCGTGGACGCTGCTCCCGCTACTGTTCTATTCGGTCTCGATCGGCAAGCAGCCGCGGTACGTGCTGCCGATTCTCCCGCCGCTCGCGGTGCTCCTCGCGGCGAGCCTCGTCAGCCGTCTGCGGACGGCCAGGCGAACCGGCCAGTCGGCACGCGGCCTCGCGTGGATGGCGACCCTCGCCGCGGCCGTCATCCTGCTGCTCGGCCTGCTGCTGCAGCGGGCCAAACCGCTGCTCTTCGCGCTCGATCCGTCAACGAGCGCCGTCGCCACCGGTGTCGTGCTGTTTGCCGGCCTTCTGGTGCTCGTCGCGGCCTGGGTCGACCACCAGCGCCACCTCGTCTCGGCGCTGACCGGCGCCGCGGTCGCCGTGCTGCTCGCTCTCCACTACTCGGTCTACTCGGCGGCCGGCCTCGAACCCGTCCAGCGGGTCGCGGCCCTGCACGCGGCACACGGCGACGGAATCGCGCATTCGGGCACCTACCGCGTGTTCGTCCGTAACCTCGTCTTCTACACCGGGGTGAAGCAGACGGACCTCACCGAGCCCGCCGACCTGGCGGCCTTCCTGGCCTCCCCCGAGCCGGTGCTCGTCGTCACCGGCCGCGACGAACTCGAGGGCGTCGAAGCGGCCTTCGGCGTCACGGCCAGGCGGCTGGGCGAGGTCCTGTACTTCAATCCCTCGGCCGTCAGACTCAGGACGCTCTTGTGGCCCGACCCGGAGAACGACCTCGAAACGGTCGTCCTCGTCACGAACCGGTGACGGCCCCTGGAGGGGTTCGGCGTCCCAGGGACCACGCGGCGCAGCGATCACCCCCGGACGCACGAGAGGTGTAAGATCCGATCGTGGTCAGCCTTGCCGACACCCTCGGTGCTCGGACACGGGAGGCCCGCTTCTACGAACGAGCCCCCAAGGGTGCCGTGCGCTGCTACGCCTGCGGCCACGCCTGCCCGATCCCCGAGGGGGCGGTCGGCGTGTGCAAGGTCCGGTTCAATCGGGGCGGCCGGCTGTACGCGCCCTGGGGCTACGTCGCCGGCGAGCACTGCGACCCGATCGAGAAGAAGCCGTTCTTTCACGCCTGGCCCGGCGCGCTCGCGTACAGCTTCGGCATGCTTGGCTGCGACCTTCACTGCAGCTACTGCCAGAACTGGCTCACGTCGCAGGCGTTGCGCGATCCAGCCGCGCTCGTGCGCCCCACCGATACGACGCCCGAGGCGCTCGTGAGCCAGGCGCGGCGCGTCGGCGCCAGGGTCGTGGTCAGCACGTACAACGAGCCGCTGATTACCGCCGAGTGGGCCATCGACGTGTTTGCCGCCGCACGCGAGGCCGGCCTCGCGACCGCATTCGTCTCGAATGGCAACGGCACGGCCCGGGTGATCGAGGAACTCTCGCGATGGGTCGACCTCTACAAGGTCGATCTCAAGTCGTTCGAAGACCGGCAGTACCGGAAGCTCGGCGGACGCCTCGGCCCAGTCCTCGACACCATCAGGCAACTCCACGGCCTCGGCCTGTGGATCGAGATCGTCACGCTCGTCGTGCCCGGGCTGAACGACAGCGACCGCGAATTGACCGCGATCGCCGAGTTCGTCGCCTCCGTCTCCCCGGACGTGCCCTGGCACCTCACGGCGTTCCATGCCGACTACAAGATGGCCGATCACGCCGACACGTCGGCCGGCCGCCTCGTGAGCGCCGCGCGGATCGGCCGGGACGCCGGCCTGCGGTTCGTCTACGCCGGCAACATGGCCGGACGCGTGGGCCGGCTCGAGGACACTCGCTGCCCGGGCTGCGACCGGACGCTCGTAGCACGCCGGGGCTATCACATCCTCGACGACGAGCTGAGCGGGCGCGGCACCTGCCCCGGCTGCCAGACCCTCATCCCCGGCCGCTGGTGAGGCCCCGTGATCCCGGTGGCGCGAAGGCCTCAGCCTCGCGTCCGTGGCGACGGGAGCCGGCCCTCCGGACGGTGCCTCCGCTTGACGCGACGATTCCAGAGTGATATCACTATGAAATCCAAGGAGGCGTCAAGCCATGGCACAGGAGCGCGAAGTCCGGGGAGCGTCGGGTTGGGCGATGGTGGGGCTGCTGCTGGCGGTCACGGCAGCGCTCGTCGCCGCGTGCGTGTTCGGCGTGAGGACCCAGAACGTGGGCGTCATCATCACGACCGTGCTGGCGCAGGCAGGCGTGGCCTTCCTGTTTGCCGGCCTCACCGTGGTCAACCCGAACCAGTCGAGCGTCATCACTCTGTTCGGCGTGTACAAGGGCAGCATCAAGCGCCCGGGCTTCTGGTGGGTGAATCCCCTGACGACGCGGCGGAAGCTGTCGCTGCGCATCCGCAACTTCGAGAGCGGCAAGCTCAAGGTCAACGACCGCGACGGCAACCCGATCGAGATCGCGGCGGTGGTCGTGTGGCGCGTGGTCGAGACCTTCGAGGCCAGCTTCAACGTGGACGACTACGAGAACTTCGTCCACGTGCAGAGCGAGGCGGCCGTGCGCGTGCTCGCCACGAGCTACCCGTACGACGCTCCCGAGGAGGAGGGCATCTCGCTGCGCCATTCGGTCGGCGAGGTGACGGATCGGCTGCGCCACGAAGTGCAGGATCGGCTGGCCAAGGCCGGCATCGAGGTGCTCGAGGCGCGCATCAGCCACCTCGCCTATGCGCCGGAGATCGCCGGCGCCATGCTGCGCCGCCAGCAGGCAGGGGCCATCGTCGCCGCGAGGCAGAAGATCGTCGATGGCGCGATCGGGATGGTCGAGCAGGCCCTGCACGAGCTGAACGCACGCCAGGTCATCGATCTCGATCCCGAGCGCAAGGCCGCCATGGTCAGCAACCTGCTCGTCGTGCTGTGCAGCGATCGCGCGGTCGAGCCCGTCGTCAACGCCGGCACGCTGTACCAGTAGGGTCACATGGCCGAGCGGAAGGCCTTCCTGCTGCGGCTGGATCCGGCGCTGTACGACGCCCTGCAGCGCTGGGCCGACGCGGAACTGCGGAGCGTGAACGGGCAGGTGGAGTACCTGCTGCGCGAGGCGCTGCGCCAGGCCGGCCGCCTTCCTCTGCCCGACAGAACACCGGGCAGGCGAAAAGGCGAGGTGTAGCGTGACGCGAGCGAACAGGGAGCCGATGACGTCCGTTCCCCCGGCGCTGGCACGATCCACGCCTCGTCCGGTTCGGCTCTCGCCGACGGGGTGGTTCGTGGCCGTGCTCGTCGTGGCGCTAGTCGCCGGCGCCATCGCGGCGTTCGCGGGGTTGCTGGGCACGGCGACCGAGCAGCGCGCGCGCGCCGCGACGTTCGCGTCGGGAGGCCAGCGCGCCGACGCGGAGATCGTCAGCGTGCGGCGCGGCGACGCCTCGCGCCGCACCGTCCGGTACAGGTACTCGGCCGGCGGCGCCGAGGTCGAAGGGTCCGTGCGCCTGCGCCGCAGAGAGGGCCTCCAGGCTGGCGCCAGCCTGACCATCGTGTACCTGCCCGATGCGCCGGCGGTACACTATGTCGAAGCGCGGGGCCTCCGGCAGATACCGTTCTGGATCGTGCCGCTGGTGCCGCTCGCCCTGCTCGCCGGAGCCGGCTTTGCCTGGCGGGAGTTGCGAGCGCAGCGGCGCCTCGTCGAGGAGGGGCGCCCGGTGGTCGCCACGGTGACCGCCACGAAGAAGCAGCGGCATCAGCACGGCAGCCACTTCAAGGTCACGTACGAGTTCCGCCTGTTGAACGGATCGGTGCGGCGGGGCTCGTACCAGGTGCAGAAGAACCCGCCGGATCCCGGCACGCCGGTGGTCGTCCTCTACAACCGCGACCGCCCTGAGTACAGCAGGCGCTATCCCGTGTGCCTGGCGCGCGCGGCGCCAGGCAGCTGATCGGCACGCCGCACCGGTCAGGTCTCGCGACTTCCCTCGTCCGTACGGGGCTCACGGCGCGTCGGTCACTCCTCGGGGAAGATCTTGCCCGGGTTGAGGAGGCCCTCGGGATCGAACGCGGCCTTGACGCGGCGCATGAGCGCGATCGTCGCCGGAGTCAGCTCGATCGGCAGGTACGGGGCCTTCGTGAAGCCGATGCCGTGTTCGCCGCTGATCGAGCCCTCGAGCGCCACGACCCCTTCGAAGAGCTGGCGTTGGATGCGCTCGGCCCGTTCCGCGTCGCCCGGCGCGCCTGGGTCGATCATGACGTTGACGTGGATGTTGCCGTCGCCAGCATGGCCGAAACACGGCATCGGCAGCCCGGACTGCCGGCGTAACTCCTCGATGAGCGCGAAGAGCGCCGGGACGCGCCCCTTCGGCACGACGACGTCGTGATTGATCTTGAGCGGGGCGAGCGACCGGAGGGCCGGCGACAGCGCACGCCGCGCGGTCCAGAGCTCGTCGCGCTCTTCCGCCGATCGAGCGATGACGATGTCCAGGGCTCCAGCCGCCTGGCATGCGGCGACGACCCTCGTCCGCTCGTCGGCCACGGTGACCTCGACGCCGTCGACCTCGACGAGCAGGAGGGCTGCCGTCCCGGCCGGCGCCAGCCGCCGGCCGAGGTGCCGCGCGACGGCGTCGAGCGACACGGCGTCGACGAGCTCGAGCGCCGCGGGCACCACCCGGGCGCGCACGATGGTCGACACGGCACGCGCCGCGTCGGCCACCGACGCGAACGTCGCCCGCAGCGTCTCGCGGCACGGCGGCAGCGGCACGAGCCGCAGCGTCGCCTGGGTGACGATGGCGAGCGTGCCCTCCGACCCGACGAGCAGCCCCGTCAGGTCGTAGCCGACGACGTTCTTCACGGCCTTGCTGCCGGTCCGGACGACGTCGCCGTTGGGCAGTACGGCCTCGATGGCCAGCACGTACCGCCGCGTCGTCCCGTACTTGAACGCGCGTGGCCCGCCGGCGCACTCGGCGATGTTGCCGCCGATCGCCGACTCGTCGAGACTCGCCGGGTCGGGTGGGTAGAAGAGGCCGACCGCCTCCACGGCGCGCTGCAGGTGGCCGGTCACCAGGTTCGGCTCGACGACGGCCAGCAGGTTGTCTTCGTCGATCTCGAGCAGGCGATCGAGCCGCGCGAGCGAGATCACGACGCCGCCGCGCACGGGGACGGCCCCACCCGTGTAGCCGGTGCCCGCGCCGCGCGGCACCATCGGCACGCGATGGCGCGCGCACGCCCGCACGACGCCGGCCACGTCGGCCGTCGTCGCCGGGAAGACGACGGCATCGGGTAGATGGCCGTCGTGCTTGAGCGCGTCGACGCTGTGGAGTGCCCGCGTGTCGGCGTCCGTCCGGCAGGCGTCGTCGCCGACGAGGGCCCGGAGGTCGTCGATGAGGGGCCGGAGGGACGTGGTCACCCCCGGGTCATGGCCCGGTCGCCGCGGTCGAGCGCCTGCACGAAGTGCTCGATGCGCCGCGCGGCCTCCTCGAGCCGTTCGACCGAGGTTGCGTAGGAAATCCGGACGAAACCCGGTGCGTCGAAGGCCTCGCCGGGCGTCAGGGCCACGCGGACATCGTCGAGCAGGGCCTGCGCCAGGTCGGCCGACGTCCGGAAGCCGTCGGGCGAGAGCAGGTCTGACACGTCGGGAAACACGTAGAAGGCCCCCTTCGGCGAGACGCAGCGGAAGCGCGGGTTCGCGGTGAGGCGCGCGATCACCAGGTCGCGCCGCCGCCGGTACTCGTCGAGCATCGCGGTCACGCAGGCCTGCGGGCCGGTCAGCGCGGCGAGCACCGCCTTCTGCGTGATCGAGCAGACGTTCGACGTGGAGTGGCTCTGAATGGCGTTGGCGGCGGCGACGACCGGCGCCGGTCCGAGCGCCCAGCCGCACCGCCAGCCGGTCATCGCGTAGGCCTTCGACGCCGAGCCGGTGATGACGGTCGTCTCGCGCATGCGATCGGCGAGGATCTTCGGCAGGTTGTGCGGCGTCGGCTCGTAAATCAGGCGTTCGTAGCACAGATCCAGCACGATCCAGATACCGCGCCCGGCCGCGAAGTCGGCGAGCTCGACCATCTCGTCTTCCGGCATCAGCGCGCCGGTCGGATTGCAGGGTGAGTTGATCACGAAGGCCCGCGTCCGCGGCCCTGCCGCCGCGATGAACGCATCGGCGCGCAAGGCGAAGCCATCCTCGGCCGACTGGCGGACGATGACCGGCGTCGCGTCGGCGAGCTTGATCTGCTCGACGAGCGTCGGCCAGCCGGGGCTGTGCGTCACGACCTCGTCGCCCGGGCCGAAGAGGGCCATCGCGGCGTTGTAGAGCGCCTGCTTGCCGCCGGCCGACACGATGACTTCCTGCGGCGAGTAGTCGACGCCGTAGTCGGCCCGGTAGCGGTCGGCGATGGCCACCCGCAGGTCCTGGGTGCCCGCATTGACGGTGTACTTCGTGAAGTCCGCATCGATGGCCGCACGGCCCGCGGCCTTCACGTGCTCCGGCGTCGGGAAGTCGGGCTCGCCGGCCCCGAGGTCGACGACGTCCACGCCCTCGCGCCGCAGCCGATCGGCCTCGGCCGCCACCTTCATCGTGGGCGACGTGCCCACGCGCGTCGTACGTTCAGCCAGCATGTTCAACCCTTCGCCTTCATCGCATCGAGCCGGACCATCACCGCCGGCGGCACGAACCCCGAGACGTCGCCTCCGAGGGCGAACACTTCCTTCACCAGGCGCGAACTGAGGTAGGTATAGCTCTCGCCCGGCATCATGAACACGGTTTCGAGGCGCGGTTCCATGTGCCGGTTCATGAGCGCCATCTGCAGCTCGTACTCGAAGTCCGACACCGCCCGCAGCCCGCGCACGAGCACGTTGGCGCCTCGCCGGCGCGCGTAGTCGACGAGCAGCCCCTCGAAGATGTCGACCTCGACCGACGGCACGTCGGCGAACACCTCGCGGGAGAGCTCGAGGCGCTCCTCGAGCGAGAACAGCGGCTGCTTCTCGACGTTGCGCAGCATCGCCACCACGATCCGGTCGAACAGGCGGGCCCCGCGCAGGATGATGTCGACGTGACCGTTCGTCAACGGGTCGAACGACCCGGGATAGACGGCGAGCAGCGGCCGGCCGGTACTGGACATCGATTCGAACGTCCCTTCACGGCCGCTCGGCCGCGTAGAAAGTCAGCATGGTGTCGCCGCACCGCACCTCGCGGACCCGCACGAGGTGGCCCGCCGACGCGCAAACGGGCCGCCGTCGCGAGTGCTCGACGACGAGCCGCCCGCCCTCGGCCACGCACGCGGCCGCCGCCTCGACGAGCAGCTCGACGTCGGCCGCCTCGTAGGGCGGGTCGACGAAGACGATGTCGAAGGCCCCGGCGACGTCGCCCAGGGCCTCAAGGGCCGGCGCGTGGACCATAGTATAGCCGTCGTCGATCCCGCAGGTCGCGAGGTTCCGCGTCATGAGGCGGATCGCGCGGCGGTCGCGCTCGACGAACGTGACGTGCCGCGCCCCTCGGCTCAGCGCCTCGATCCCGACCGCGCCCGTCCCGGCGCAGACGTCGAGCAGACGCCCCCCCTCCAGCCACGGCGCGAGGATGGCGAAGAGCGTCTCGCGCGTGCGATCCGACGTCGGACGCAGGCCGGCCCACGTCGGCGACCGCAAGGCGCGTCCCTTGAACCGGCCGGCGATGACCCGCATCGAGTCAGCCGACCCCCACCAGGCCGAACCTCGATGTCCAGGCGGTGCGGGCCTCGTCGACGAGTCGCGCGGCGGCCGGCGCCAGCTCGAGCCAGGCCGTCGCTTCGCGGCGGGCCAGTTCCATCAGCTCCCGGTCGCGCACGAGATCGCCCACGCGCAACCGGGGCATTCCGGCCTGTCTTGTGCCGAACACCTCGCCTGGCCCGCGCAACTCCAGGTCGCGCTCGGCGATGCGAAACCCGTCGGTGGTCTCGGTGAGCACCTCGAGCCTGGCGCGCGCTTCGTCGGAGAGCGGAGGCTGGTACAGGAGCACGCAGGACGAGGCGTGGGCTCCCCGGCCCACGCGCCCCCGCAACTGGTGCAGCTGCGCCAGCCCGAACCGCTCCGCATGCTCGACCACCATCACCGTGGCGTTCGGCACGTCCACGCCCACCTCGATGACCGTGGTCGAGACGAGCACGTCCACCTCGCCTGCGGCGAACGCCCGCATCACGCGGTCCTTCGCCTCCGGCGGCAGCCGCCCGTGCAGCAGCGCCAGCCGGTAGGCCGGGAAGACGTCCGTCGCCAGGTGGTCGGCCATGGCCGTCGCGGCGCGCACGTCGACCTTCTCGCTCTCCTCGATGAGGGGGTAGACGACGTAGGCCTGTCGGCCACGATCGATCTCCGAGCGCATGAAGGCGTACACCTCGTCGCGNNNNNNNNNNNNNNNNNNNNNNNNNNNNNNNNNNNNNNNNNNNNNNNNNNNNNNNNNNNNNNNNNNNNNNNNNNNNNNNNNNNNNNNNNNNNNNNNNNNNGCCATGAAGGCGACCTGCAGGCCGTTCTCGAGCACGACGAGCGCCGCGAGGAGGGCGACGATGGTCTTGCCTGCACCGACGTCGCCCTGCAGGAGCCGGTTCATGGGAGCGGGACCCTGCAGGTCGGCGACGATCTCAGCGAGCGCCCGCCGCTGCCCTTCCGTCAGCCTGAACGGCAGCACCGCCCGCGCCGCGTCGCGCACCCTGTCGTCCACCGTGACGGCGTGTGCCTTGCGCACGCGCCCGTTCGCGCGCCGGCGGAGCGCGAGGCCGAGCTGGAACAGGAAGAACTCCTCGAAGACCAGACGCCGCTGGCACGGCGCGCGGAACGCGTTGAGCGCCTCGAGGTCGGCGCTCTCCGGGGGAAAGTGAGTGTCGGCGAAGGCCCGTCGTCGTGCGGGCAGGCCGAGGCGGGCGAGCAGTTCGGCGGGCAGGAGGTCGTCCTCGCCCGCGGGCAGCGCTTCGAGCGCGGTCGCGACGAGCGTTCGCTGCACCTTCGGCGTGAGGGTCCCGACCCGTTCGTAGACCGGCACGACGCGGCCGCTGTGCAGCGTGGGGGTGGGGCGGCCGGACGCCACGTCGTCGGCGCCGGCGACGATCTCGTACTGCGGGCTCGTCATCTGGAGTCCGGACAGTCCGCGCGTCTCGACCTTGCCGTAGAGCGCCACCACCTGACCCGCCACGAGCACGTCGCGCAGGAACCGCTGGTTGAACCAGACGACCGGCAGCCGTCCCGAGTCGTCGCCGACGAGCAGCTCGAAGACCGTGAACCCCGGCCGGCGCGTGGGCCGCATCGCCGCTCGAAGCACACGCCCCACGACCGTCACCACCTCGCCGGCGGTCACCGATGCGATGGGTCGTGCGCCGCGCCGATCTTCGTAGCGCAACGGAAAGCGGCAGAGCAGGTCCGCAACCGTCCCGAGCCCGGCACGCGCCAGATCGGCCGCCCTGCGCGGTCCGACGCCCCGCAGGCTCGAAAGCGGCGTGGCGAGCGGGTCGGCTGGAGTCGCGGCGGCGGATCGAGAGCGCGAGCGGATCACCGCTGTACGACGACGGCGCGGCCCGTGTCGACGTGGATGTCGCTGATGCGGGCCGGAAGGGCGAAGGTGGCGTCGAGGTCGATCCCGCGTGGCGACTCCGGCGACCGCGAGTAGTAGGTCACGAGCTCCTGCAGCACGGACTTCGGGACCGGGATCCCGCCGACCGACGCCGACTCGAGTTCGAACCGCGCACGACCCTGCTCCGTGCGGAGGACGCCGGCGGCCGTGACGGGCAGCCGCCCCGTGAGCAGGTTCATCGGGTCGAAGAGGCCGCCCGAGGGACGCGCGCGCCGGACGGCGTCGAGGTCGACGGTCGCCTGGCCGACGAGACGGCCTTCGCCGAGGGCCTGCACCGAGGGATCGACGACACCCGCCGGCCACTGGTCGCGCAGGTCGAGCCGGAGATAGGCGTTGAACTCGCGCTCGGTGATGGGCGTCAGTCGGGCCCCGGTGAGCGCGGCTTCGCCGTACTGGGCGATGGTCAGGATCTTCCGGGCGAAGCTGTCGGCCTCCCGCCGGCTGACGCTGGAGTCGGCCGCGACCGAGACGGCCACGAAAGGCAGCAGGGCTGCGCACAGCAGACGTGTCGAGGCCGCAAAGGCGGGACGCCGGCCGGAGGAGGTCATCGATGGTCTTCCTGGAACGCTGGCGACGTCAGTTTACCACGCACGTCGTTCTTGACTTTCGCCTTTCCTTTGCATACCCTAGCGACGAGAGTGTCCCCGTGAGGCGAACCGGCGGCCGCACCGGGCCCAAGGCCCGGGAGTTCTCGGAGGCGACCACGTGCAACCCCTGACGAAACGACAGCGCGAGATTCTCGACTACCTGAACGACTTCATCCGCCAACACGGCTATGCGCCGAGCCTCGAGGAGATCGGCCGGCGTTTCGGCCTGTCTTCGCTGGCAACGGTGCACAAGCACCTCACGAACCTGCAAGAGAAGGGTGTCATCCGCCGGGCGTGGAACCGCAGCCGGTCGGTGGAGCTCGTCGAGTCGCGGGCGGGCGGACGGGCCGTCGAGCTGCCGCTGCTGGGGTACGTGGCGGCGGGCCGTCCCATCGAGGCGATTGCGGGCCACGAGAGCATCATGGTGCCCGACGACTTCATCGGCAAGCACGACACCTACGTCCTGCGTGTCCGCGGCGATTCGATGATCGACGAACAGATCCGCGACGGCGATTTCGTCATCGTCGAAGACCGGAAGGTCGCCGAGAACGGTGAGATGGTGGTGGCGTTGCTC is from Acidobacteriota bacterium and encodes:
- the coaD gene encoding pantetheine-phosphate adenylyltransferase, translated to MSSTGRPLLAVYPGSFDPLTNGHVDIILRGARLFDRIVVAMLRNVEKQPLFSLEERLELSREVFADVPSVEVDIFEGLLVDYARRRGANVLVRGLRAVSDFEYELQMALMNRHMEPRLETVFMMPGESYTYLSSRLVKEVFALGGDVSGFVPPAVMVRLDAMKAKG
- a CDS encoding FAD-binding protein, giving the protein MTTSLRPLIDDLRALVGDDACRTDADTRALHSVDALKHDGHLPDAVVFPATTADVAGVVRACARHRVPMVPRGAGTGYTGGAVPVRGGVVISLARLDRLLEIDEDNLLAVVEPNLVTGHLQRAVEAVGLFYPPDPASLDESAIGGNIAECAGGPRAFKYGTTRRYVLAIEAVLPNGDVVRTGSKAVKNVVGYDLTGLLVGSEGTLAIVTQATLRLVPLPPCRETLRATFASVADAARAVSTIVRARVVPAALELVDAVSLDAVARHLGRRLAPAGTAALLLVEVDGVEVTVADERTRVVAACQAAGALDIVIARSAEERDELWTARRALSPALRSLAPLKINHDVVVPKGRVPALFALIEELRRQSGLPMPCFGHAGDGNIHVNVMIDPGAPGDAERAERIQRQLFEGVVALEGSISGEHGIGFTKAPYLPIELTPATIALMRRVKAAFDPEGLLNPGKIFPEE
- a CDS encoding ATP-dependent DNA helicase RecG, translated to MIRSRSRSAAATPADPLATPLSSLRGVGPRRAADLARAGLGTVADLLCRFPLRYEDRRGARPIASVTAGEVVTVVGRVLRAAMRPTRRPGFTVFELLVGDDSGRLPVVWFNQRFLRDVLVAGQVVALYGKVETRGLSGLQMTSPQYEIVAGADDVASGRPTPTLHSGRVVPVYERVGTLTPKVQRTLVATALEALPAGEDDLLPAELLARLGLPARRRAFADTHFPPESADLEALNAFRAPCQRRLVFEEFFLFQLGLALRRRANGRVRKAHAVTVDDRVRDAARAVLPFRLTEGQRRALAEIVADLQGPAPMNRLLQGDVGAGKTIVALLAALVVLENGLQVAFMA
- the rsmD gene encoding 16S rRNA (guanine(966)-N(2))-methyltransferase RsmD, translating into MRVIAGRFKGRALRSPTWAGLRPTSDRTRETLFAILAPWLEGGRLLDVCAGTGAVGIEALSRGARHVTFVERDRRAIRLMTRNLATCGIDDGYTMVHAPALEALGDVAGAFDIVFVDPPYEAADVELLVEAAAACVAEGGRLVVEHSRRRPVCASAGHLVRVREVRCGDTMLTFYAAERP
- a CDS encoding DUF3592 domain-containing protein — encoded protein: MTSVPPALARSTPRPVRLSPTGWFVAVLVVALVAGAIAAFAGLLGTATEQRARAATFASGGQRADAEIVSVRRGDASRRTVRYRYSAGGAEVEGSVRLRRREGLQAGASLTIVYLPDAPAVHYVEARGLRQIPFWIVPLVPLALLAGAGFAWRELRAQRRLVEEGRPVVATVTATKKQRHQHGSHFKVTYEFRLLNGSVRRGSYQVQKNPPDPGTPVVVLYNRDRPEYSRRYPVCLARAAPGS
- a CDS encoding glycosyltransferase family 39 protein; protein product: MARHVALLLLVAFLTFFAGLGRAAIGDSDEAFYAEASREMVESGDWLTPHYNYELRFQKPILYYWLAAAVYRVAGIDAASARFPAAAAGLLLVLVAYAVGRRWYDAEVGLVAGLVTATSFGYYFVGRLALPDLPLALFIVVATWAVIESLAASSAGRQTVARWWLLAAAAAAGLGFLTKGPVAAALPALVAAPLLARDIVGRRRQGRRWLPWSATDVVAATVLFLLVATPWYLAMAATHGVEYLHRFFVGENLDRFATDRYNEPRSMLFYVPVVFGGLMPWSPFALLWIPAIVSAIRRRPSLEAVDWRLISWTLLPLLFYSVSIGKQPRYVLPILPPLAVLLAASLVSRLRTARRTGQSARGLAWMATLAAAVILLLGLLLQRAKPLLFALDPSTSAVATGVVLFAGLLVLVAAWVDHQRHLVSALTGAAVAVLLALHYSVYSAAGLEPVQRVAALHAAHGDGIAHSGTYRVFVRNLVFYTGVKQTDLTEPADLAAFLASPEPVLVVTGRDELEGVEAAFGVTARRLGEVLYFNPSAVRLRTLLWPDPENDLETVVLVTNR
- a CDS encoding DNA helicase RecG — its product is RDEVYAFMRSEIDRGRQAYVVYPLIEESEKVDVRAATAMADHLATDVFPAYRLALLHGRLPPEAKDRVMRAFAAGEVDVLVSTTVIEVGVDVPNATVMVVEHAERFGLAQLHQLRGRVGRGAHASSCVLLYQPPLSDEARARLEVLTETTDGFRIAERDLELRGPGEVFGTRQAGMPRLRVGDLVRDRELMELARREATAWLELAPAAARLVDEARTAWTSRFGLVGVG
- a CDS encoding Arc family DNA binding domain-containing protein — encoded protein: MAERKAFLLRLDPALYDALQRWADAELRSVNGQVEYLLREALRQAGRLPLPDRTPGRRKGEV
- a CDS encoding SPFH domain-containing protein, giving the protein MAQEREVRGASGWAMVGLLLAVTAALVAACVFGVRTQNVGVIITTVLAQAGVAFLFAGLTVVNPNQSSVITLFGVYKGSIKRPGFWWVNPLTTRRKLSLRIRNFESGKLKVNDRDGNPIEIAAVVVWRVVETFEASFNVDDYENFVHVQSEAAVRVLATSYPYDAPEEEGISLRHSVGEVTDRLRHEVQDRLAKAGIEVLEARISHLAYAPEIAGAMLRRQQAGAIVAARQKIVDGAIGMVEQALHELNARQVIDLDPERKAAMVSNLLVVLCSDRAVEPVVNAGTLYQ
- the amrS gene encoding AmmeMemoRadiSam system radical SAM enzyme: MVVSLADTLGARTREARFYERAPKGAVRCYACGHACPIPEGAVGVCKVRFNRGGRLYAPWGYVAGEHCDPIEKKPFFHAWPGALAYSFGMLGCDLHCSYCQNWLTSQALRDPAALVRPTDTTPEALVSQARRVGARVVVSTYNEPLITAEWAIDVFAAAREAGLATAFVSNGNGTARVIEELSRWVDLYKVDLKSFEDRQYRKLGGRLGPVLDTIRQLHGLGLWIEIVTLVVPGLNDSDRELTAIAEFVASVSPDVPWHLTAFHADYKMADHADTSAGRLVSAARIGRDAGLRFVYAGNMAGRVGRLEDTRCPGCDRTLVARRGYHILDDELSGRGTCPGCQTLIPGRW
- a CDS encoding pyridoxal phosphate-dependent aminotransferase codes for the protein MLAERTTRVGTSPTMKVAAEADRLRREGVDVVDLGAGEPDFPTPEHVKAAGRAAIDADFTKYTVNAGTQDLRVAIADRYRADYGVDYSPQEVIVSAGGKQALYNAAMALFGPGDEVVTHSPGWPTLVEQIKLADATPVIVRQSAEDGFALRADAFIAAAGPRTRAFVINSPCNPTGALMPEDEMVELADFAAGRGIWIVLDLCYERLIYEPTPHNLPKILADRMRETTVITGSASKAYAMTGWRCGWALGPAPVVAAANAIQSHSTSNVCSITQKAVLAALTGPQACVTAMLDEYRRRRDLVIARLTANPRFRCVSPKGAFYVFPDVSDLLSPDGFRTSADLAQALLDDVRVALTPGEAFDAPGFVRISYATSVERLEEAARRIEHFVQALDRGDRAMTRG